One Dermatophagoides farinae isolate YC_2012a chromosome 6, ASM2471394v1, whole genome shotgun sequence genomic window carries:
- the LOC124493900 gene encoding cytochrome c oxidase assembly protein COX19, with protein MFIRSPISTSVLSDWLPYDQCVFRIFVLLPNNNNNMANTIGGSKLFIPKPPAKGSFPLDHYGECKHLMKQYTECLRETGSKVTTKCQSIAREYLECRMDKDLMVKEDLKYLGFNTDDDKSQN; from the coding sequence ATGTTTATTCGATCGCCTATATCGACATCAGTGCTGTCCGACTGGCTACCATATGATCAGTGTGTATTTAGAATTTTTGTCCTTTTAccgaacaacaataataatatggccAATACGATCGGTGGTTCGAAATTATTCATCCCAAAACCTCCTGCCAAAGGGAGTTTCCCTTTAGATCATTATGGTGAATGTAAACATCTTATGAAACAATATACTGAATGTCTACGAGAAACAGGCTCAAAAGTGACGACCAAATGTCAATCGATTGCCCGTGAATATCTTGAATGTCGTATGGATAAAGATTTGATGGTTAAAGAAGATTTGAAATATCTTGGCTtcaatactgatgatgataaatctcAAAATTAA